In one window of Halomarina pelagica DNA:
- a CDS encoding DUF5791 family protein → MLQNVADDPGALTPEELRARYDDSLRETVEAVGAAEIAREAGVPREAVDALAAGESPDLTLEEAAAILAVPADAPDADAIRVEVLDDLMMGMSIAVLDVETLESELDGKLEAKEIQQKIEGRFPMTLSELALLQQAIEGRKP, encoded by the coding sequence ATGCTCCAGAACGTCGCTGACGACCCCGGTGCGCTCACGCCGGAGGAGTTGCGCGCCCGCTACGACGACAGCCTTCGAGAGACCGTCGAGGCGGTCGGCGCGGCCGAGATCGCGCGGGAGGCGGGCGTCCCCCGCGAGGCGGTCGACGCGCTCGCCGCGGGGGAATCGCCCGACCTCACGCTGGAGGAGGCGGCGGCCATCCTCGCCGTCCCGGCGGACGCGCCCGACGCCGACGCCATCCGCGTGGAGGTGCTCGACGACCTCATGATGGGGATGTCGATCGCCGTCCTCGACGTCGAGACGCTGGAGAGCGAACTCGACGGGAAGCTTGAGGCCAAGGAGATCCAGCAGAAGATCGAGGGGCGCTTCCCGATGACGCTCTCGGAACTCGCGCTGCTCCAGCAGGCCATCGAGGGGCGCAAGCCGTGA